A genomic segment from Streptomyces sp. NBC_00459 encodes:
- a CDS encoding transglycosylase SLT domain-containing protein, which yields MPVRRRHHRARTPRHPLALTRTLAIAGTAAAALVIPFLTATTASAAPSVTSSTTTYYANNLDGWIRESLDIMAQNGIPGTYDGIYRNIIRESSGNPYAINNWDSNAAAGTPSKGLLQVIDPTFAAYHVVGTSYDPYDPIANITAACNYAAARYGSIDNVFGAY from the coding sequence ATGCCCGTACGACGTCGGCACCACCGCGCGAGAACCCCCCGCCACCCGCTCGCGCTCACCCGCACACTCGCCATCGCCGGGACGGCCGCCGCAGCCCTGGTCATCCCCTTCCTGACCGCGACCACGGCATCGGCTGCACCGTCGGTCACGTCATCGACGACGACGTACTACGCGAACAACCTGGACGGCTGGATCCGCGAATCGCTCGACATCATGGCGCAGAACGGAATCCCCGGAACGTACGACGGCATCTACCGCAACATCATCCGCGAGTCGTCGGGCAACCCGTACGCCATCAACAACTGGGACTCGAACGCGGCAGCCGGCACCCCCTCCAAGGGGCTCCTCCAGGTCATCGACCCGACCTTCGCCGCCTACCACGTCGTCGGCACCTCGTACGACCCCTACGACCCGATCGCGAACATCACCGCGGCCTGCAACTACGCGGCGGCGCGCTACGGATCGATAGACAACGTGTTCGGGGCCTACTAG
- a CDS encoding HAD family hydrolase, giving the protein MAAPTSYALIATDLDGTLLRADDTLSDRSRAALARATAAGARHLVVTGRPAPRVRPLLDDLGAGGLAVCGQGAQLYDAGADRLLWSVTLDQELAETALGKIEAEVGQVYAAVDQDGVDGLTLIEPGYLMPHPTLPAVRVPHRDDLWAAPISKVLLRHPSLSDDELASAARGAVGSLATVTMSGPGTVELQPCGITKATGLALAAEYLGLTSAATIAFGDMPNDIPMFDWAAHGVAMANAHPELRAVADEVTLSNEDDGIAVVLERLFGGGAGR; this is encoded by the coding sequence ATGGCCGCTCCCACCTCATACGCACTGATCGCCACGGACCTGGACGGAACGCTCCTGCGTGCCGACGACACGCTCTCCGACCGGTCGCGGGCCGCGCTGGCGCGTGCCACGGCCGCAGGTGCCCGGCATCTGGTCGTGACGGGACGGCCGGCTCCGAGAGTCCGGCCGCTGCTCGACGACCTCGGTGCCGGAGGGCTCGCGGTGTGCGGGCAGGGGGCGCAGTTGTACGACGCCGGTGCCGACCGTCTGCTGTGGTCGGTGACCCTGGACCAGGAGCTGGCGGAGACCGCGCTCGGCAAGATCGAGGCCGAGGTCGGTCAGGTGTACGCCGCCGTCGACCAGGACGGCGTCGACGGGCTCACGCTCATCGAACCCGGGTACCTGATGCCGCACCCGACGCTGCCCGCCGTACGGGTGCCGCACCGGGACGATCTGTGGGCCGCGCCCATCAGCAAGGTGCTGCTGCGCCACCCGTCCCTGTCCGACGACGAGTTGGCGTCTGCGGCGCGTGGAGCGGTCGGTTCCCTCGCGACGGTCACCATGTCGGGGCCGGGCACCGTCGAACTCCAGCCATGCGGCATCACCAAGGCGACGGGGCTCGCGCTGGCGGCCGAGTATCTCGGGCTGACCTCGGCCGCCACCATCGCCTTCGGTGACATGCCCAACGACATCCCGATGTTCGACTGGGCGGCCCACGGGGTCGCCATGGCCAACGCCCATCCCGAGCTCAGGGCAGTGGCGGACGAGGTCACCCTCTCGAACGAGGACGACGGGATCGCGGTGGTGCTGGAGCGCTTGTTCGGGGGCGGCGCGGGCCGATAG
- a CDS encoding carboxylate--amine ligase yields MPFSADHAVPALIVKFGDYPLHHGGVGAIRSLGRLGVPMYAITEDPYTPAASSRYLRRAFVWPTTGTEEPDRLVEGLLRIGKRIGRPVVLVPTDEEAAVLIAERQKELGDAFLFPRVEAGLPRRLASKQGLHELCVEHGIPTPAASFPQSYDDIERFARTARFPVVAKNREAFVRRARPAVSGTTRIASREALLSLARDWGERPGVILQEYLPREEAEDWIVHAYFDADSNPRALFTGVKVRSWPPHAGMTANAYVVDNPELADLAARFIKQIGFTGIIDLDLRFDRRDGQYKLLDFNPRMGAQFRLFESEAGVDVVRAMHLDLTGRTVPEGEQRAGHRYIVENIDLPALLAYRRSGYTTPHAPTRASGTELAWLAGDDPLPFLTMLARFVRPGAKHLYQLWRTSRRGNGGG; encoded by the coding sequence GTGCCGTTTTCGGCCGACCATGCCGTGCCGGCGCTGATCGTGAAGTTCGGTGACTATCCGCTGCACCACGGAGGTGTCGGGGCCATCCGCAGCCTGGGGCGGCTGGGCGTTCCGATGTACGCGATCACCGAGGACCCTTACACGCCTGCGGCCTCGTCGCGCTATCTGCGGCGCGCGTTCGTCTGGCCGACCACCGGGACCGAGGAACCGGACCGGCTCGTCGAGGGGTTGCTGCGGATCGGGAAGCGGATCGGGCGTCCCGTCGTCCTCGTTCCCACGGACGAGGAGGCGGCCGTACTGATCGCCGAGCGGCAGAAGGAACTGGGCGACGCGTTTCTCTTCCCGCGTGTGGAAGCGGGACTGCCGCGCCGGCTCGCCAGCAAGCAGGGGCTGCACGAGTTGTGCGTGGAGCACGGCATACCGACTCCGGCCGCCTCCTTCCCGCAGTCGTACGACGACATCGAGCGGTTCGCGCGGACGGCACGGTTCCCGGTGGTGGCCAAGAACCGGGAGGCGTTCGTGCGGCGCGCCCGGCCCGCCGTCAGCGGCACTACGCGCATCGCGAGTCGGGAAGCACTGTTGTCCCTGGCGCGCGACTGGGGTGAGCGTCCCGGCGTGATCCTTCAGGAGTACCTGCCCCGGGAGGAGGCCGAGGACTGGATCGTGCACGCCTACTTCGACGCGGACTCGAACCCGCGCGCGCTGTTCACGGGCGTGAAGGTCCGTTCATGGCCGCCACACGCAGGAATGACAGCAAATGCGTACGTCGTCGACAATCCGGAACTCGCGGACCTCGCCGCGCGTTTTATCAAGCAGATCGGCTTCACCGGAATCATCGACCTCGACCTGCGCTTCGACCGGCGCGACGGACAGTACAAGCTCCTCGACTTCAACCCGCGGATGGGCGCCCAGTTCCGGCTCTTCGAGAGCGAGGCCGGGGTGGACGTCGTCCGGGCCATGCATCTCGATCTGACCGGCCGCACCGTTCCGGAGGGGGAACAGCGCGCCGGGCACCGGTACATCGTGGAGAACATCGATCTGCCCGCCCTCCTGGCCTACCGGCGCAGCGGCTACACGACGCCGCACGCGCCGACCCGGGCGAGCGGGACGGAACTGGCCTGGCTCGCGGGTGACGATCCGCTGCCGTTCCTCACGATGCTCGCCCGCTTCGTGCGGCCGGGCGCGAAGCATCTGTATCAGCTGTGGCGGACCAGCCGTCGTGGCAACGGCGGTGGCTGA
- a CDS encoding polyprenyl synthetase family protein codes for MTVVGPFGLSVRDQALEADVQAGLAAVEEGLLEATKSEVPFITEAAQHLVRAGGKRFRPLLVMLAAQFGDRHAPGIVPSAVVVELTHLATLYHDDVMDEAEVRRGVPSANTRWGNSVAVLTGDFLFARASHILADLGPEAVRVQAEAFERLVTGQILETAGPSDGRDPVEHYLDVLGGKTGSLVAVACRFGAMMSGADDSVVDVLTQYGERLGVAFQLADDVLDIASDSHESGKTPGTDLREGIPTMPVLRLRERVARLGLAEDAALCELLDSDLSDDARHAEALARLRVHPALEQARRDTVRYAEDARAALAPLLECDAKAALVEMCDAVVHRAG; via the coding sequence GTGACCGTCGTCGGGCCGTTCGGGCTGAGCGTGCGGGACCAGGCTCTCGAAGCCGATGTCCAGGCCGGATTGGCAGCTGTCGAGGAAGGGTTGCTCGAAGCCACCAAGAGCGAGGTCCCCTTCATCACGGAGGCCGCGCAGCATCTCGTACGGGCCGGCGGGAAGCGGTTCCGGCCACTGCTCGTGATGCTCGCGGCGCAGTTCGGCGACCGGCATGCGCCGGGGATCGTGCCGTCGGCGGTGGTGGTGGAGCTGACCCACCTCGCGACGCTGTATCACGACGACGTCATGGACGAGGCCGAGGTGCGGCGCGGGGTGCCCAGCGCCAACACGCGCTGGGGGAACTCCGTCGCGGTCCTGACCGGCGACTTCCTCTTCGCGCGCGCCTCGCACATCCTCGCCGACCTCGGGCCCGAGGCCGTTCGGGTGCAGGCGGAGGCGTTCGAGCGGCTGGTGACCGGGCAGATCCTGGAGACGGCCGGACCGTCGGACGGGCGGGATCCCGTCGAGCACTATCTGGACGTGCTGGGCGGGAAGACCGGTTCGCTGGTGGCCGTGGCCTGCCGGTTCGGGGCGATGATGTCCGGGGCCGACGACAGCGTCGTGGATGTGCTCACCCAGTACGGGGAGCGGCTCGGCGTCGCCTTCCAGCTCGCGGACGATGTGCTGGACATCGCGTCCGACTCCCACGAGTCGGGGAAGACGCCGGGGACGGATCTGCGGGAGGGCATCCCCACGATGCCCGTGCTGCGGCTGCGGGAGCGGGTGGCCCGGCTGGGGCTGGCCGAGGATGCCGCGTTGTGCGAGCTGCTGGACTCCGACCTGAGTGACGACGCCCGGCATGCGGAGGCGTTGGCCCGGCTGCGGGTGCATCCGGCGTTGGAGCAGGCTCGGCGGGACACGGTGCGGTATGCGGAGGACGCGCGGGCCGCGCTGGCGCCGTTGCTGGAGTGCGATGCGAAGGCAGCGCTGGTGGAGATGTGCGATGCGGTGGTGCATCGGGCCGGCTGA
- a CDS encoding LolA family protein, producing the protein MAPYEEAKAGNRIEAEIEAEDVPSRRRKAARYAAPAVVIGLTVATIGLVPAFAGSGDPDLPKISAQELIEKIAASDVQQLSGTVKISVDLGLPDLGGLESGLLSGGLGGGSDGSGSAADPSAKLLELATGTHTVRVAADGPDKQKLSLLEKAAEYSVIHNGDEVWAYDSASNEAYHATAPASESGKDKGKGDGKDRILPGDDTTATPGQLAEEALKAVDDTTSVTVDGTAQVAGRDAYKLVIKPKASGSTVGAISIAVDSKTGTPLKFTLTPASGGAAVVDAGFVDVDFGKPAASTFDFTPPKGTKVTEENGTEVPHDVDKGGADLDKRFDKKFDGDLKGFEGHEGTPDGLGDDGVKVIGEGWNSIATFDSGTEGGGMPSAGSSPDAGAFGGFLDSFGDKVSGDFGSGTVFKTRLINALMTDDGKLYVGAVTKDALVKAANAAQ; encoded by the coding sequence ATGGCACCGTACGAAGAGGCCAAGGCCGGGAACCGGATCGAGGCCGAGATCGAGGCCGAGGACGTGCCGTCCCGGCGCCGCAAGGCCGCGCGGTACGCCGCCCCGGCCGTGGTGATCGGTCTGACGGTCGCGACGATCGGGCTGGTACCGGCGTTCGCCGGCTCCGGCGACCCCGATCTGCCGAAGATCAGCGCACAGGAACTCATCGAGAAGATCGCCGCTTCGGACGTGCAGCAGTTGTCCGGCACGGTCAAGATCAGCGTGGATCTGGGACTCCCCGACCTCGGCGGCCTGGAGAGCGGACTCCTGTCCGGCGGACTCGGAGGGGGCTCCGACGGCTCGGGGTCGGCCGCCGACCCGAGCGCCAAACTCCTTGAGCTGGCCACCGGCACGCACACGGTGCGGGTCGCCGCCGACGGCCCCGACAAGCAGAAGCTGTCGCTGCTGGAGAAGGCAGCCGAGTACAGCGTGATCCACAACGGCGACGAGGTGTGGGCGTACGACAGCGCGTCGAACGAGGCGTACCACGCGACGGCCCCCGCGTCCGAGAGCGGCAAGGACAAGGGCAAGGGCGATGGCAAGGACCGGATCCTGCCCGGCGACGACACGACGGCCACGCCCGGTCAGCTCGCCGAGGAGGCCCTGAAGGCGGTCGACGACACGACGTCCGTGACCGTCGACGGCACCGCCCAGGTCGCCGGCCGGGACGCGTACAAGCTGGTCATCAAGCCGAAGGCGTCCGGGTCCACGGTCGGGGCGATCAGCATCGCGGTCGACTCGAAGACCGGGACGCCCCTGAAGTTCACGCTCACCCCGGCGAGCGGCGGTGCCGCCGTCGTGGACGCCGGCTTCGTCGACGTCGACTTCGGCAAGCCCGCGGCCTCGACCTTCGACTTCACCCCGCCCAAGGGGACGAAGGTCACCGAGGAGAACGGGACGGAGGTCCCGCACGACGTTGACAAGGGCGGGGCGGACCTCGACAAGAGGTTCGACAAGAAGTTCGACGGGGACCTCAAGGGGTTTGAGGGCCACGAGGGCACGCCGGACGGGCTCGGAGACGATGGCGTCAAGGTCATCGGCGAGGGCTGGAACTCCATCGCCACGTTCGACTCGGGGACCGAGGGCGGCGGTATGCCGTCGGCCGGCAGTTCGCCCGACGCCGGTGCGTTCGGCGGGTTCCTGGACTCCTTCGGCGACAAGGTCTCCGGCGACTTCGGCTCGGGCACGGTCTTCAAGACCCGCCTGATCAACGCCCTGATGACGGACGACGGCAAGCTCTACGTCGGCGCCGTCACGAAGGACGCCCTGGTCAAGGCGGCCAACGCGGCCCAGTGA
- a CDS encoding NAD(P)-binding domain-containing protein, which produces MNHPVAVIGAGPFGLSTAAHLRARGIPVRVFGEPMVSWRDHMPAGMLLKSTPAASSIDAPQRGHTLADYCDAVGVRRLVTDEDIVPVETFIAYGEWFQQRLVPELERVRVVSVDRRHKGAGSGGGFELKLDSGELFTARAVVVATGLSGFAHLPPELASAVPDGPSPTGPVSHSSQHHDLSRFAGRELIVVGAGQSALETAALAVEAGAQVRVVSRGTGRVAFGAPPWQQPRLRPESPFGNAWSLWALTYYPHPYRYLPAQARHYLVRRVLGPLGAWWLRDRFEGKVQVSEVARIVRAGVAGAAEGAAAPRAAEAQREKGTNGAVEANGSGSGVGFAGGRPVLTVRELGGRTRELSADHVIAATGYHVDIAAMDFLGHELRTELAVSRGTPRLGTGYESSVPGLYFTGLPAAASYGPVMRFVCGTEFASPRLAGHLAAHA; this is translated from the coding sequence GTGAATCATCCGGTAGCGGTTATCGGCGCGGGACCGTTCGGTCTGTCCACCGCCGCGCATCTGCGGGCGCGGGGCATTCCGGTGCGAGTGTTCGGCGAGCCCATGGTGAGCTGGCGGGACCACATGCCCGCCGGGATGCTCCTGAAGTCGACGCCGGCGGCATCCAGCATCGATGCCCCGCAGCGTGGTCACACCCTGGCGGACTACTGCGACGCGGTGGGGGTGCGCCGGCTGGTCACTGACGAGGACATCGTCCCGGTGGAGACCTTCATCGCGTACGGCGAGTGGTTCCAGCAGCGGCTGGTGCCCGAGCTGGAGCGGGTGCGGGTGGTGTCCGTGGACCGGCGGCACAAGGGCGCCGGCAGCGGTGGTGGCTTCGAACTCAAGCTGGACTCGGGCGAGTTGTTCACCGCGCGGGCGGTCGTCGTGGCGACAGGGCTGTCGGGGTTCGCGCATCTGCCCCCGGAACTGGCGAGCGCCGTGCCGGACGGGCCCTCGCCCACAGGACCGGTGTCCCACAGTTCGCAGCACCACGACCTGAGCCGGTTCGCGGGCAGGGAGCTGATCGTCGTAGGCGCGGGCCAGTCCGCGCTGGAGACGGCGGCGCTGGCGGTGGAGGCGGGAGCGCAGGTAAGGGTGGTGTCGCGGGGGACCGGCCGCGTGGCCTTCGGCGCGCCCCCGTGGCAGCAGCCCAGACTGCGGCCCGAGTCACCGTTCGGCAACGCGTGGTCGCTCTGGGCGCTCACCTACTATCCGCACCCCTACCGCTACCTCCCGGCCCAGGCCCGCCACTACCTGGTACGCCGGGTCCTCGGACCGCTCGGGGCATGGTGGCTGCGCGACCGGTTCGAAGGAAAAGTGCAGGTGAGCGAGGTCGCGCGGATAGTCCGGGCGGGCGTTGCGGGGGCTGCGGAGGGCGCGGCGGCTCCGCGGGCGGCCGAGGCGCAGAGGGAGAAGGGCACCAACGGTGCGGTGGAGGCGAACGGTTCGGGGAGCGGGGTGGGATTCGCAGGCGGCCGGCCGGTGCTGACCGTGCGGGAACTCGGCGGCCGGACGCGGGAGTTGTCGGCCGACCATGTCATAGCCGCGACCGGCTACCACGTCGACATAGCCGCGATGGACTTCCTCGGGCACGAGCTGCGGACGGAGCTGGCGGTGAGCCGGGGGACGCCGAGGCTCGGTACCGGGTATGAGTCCTCCGTACCCGGGTTGTACTTCACGGGATTGCCGGCGGCCGCTTCGTACGGACCGGTGATGCGGTTCGTGTGCGGTACGGAGTTCGCGTCACCGAGGCTGGCGGGGCATCTGGCGGCGCACGCGTAG
- the fahA gene encoding fumarylacetoacetase — MPPFDVPEGDPFGPHNLPYGVFSPAGSTDRRVGVRLGDHVLDAGAAAVALGSPYVSVLARPTLNPLLAAGRTTWSDIRRALTAWVTVPSHQDTVAPLLHPLSSVTLHLPFEVADYVDFYASENHARNVGQIFRPDAADSLTPNWKHLPIGYHGRSGTVVVSGTEVVRPSGQRKAPTDPAPLFGPSVRLDIEAEVGFVVGTPSSMGSPVALSAFRDHVFGLCLLNDWSARDIQAWEYVPLGPFLGKSFATSVSAWITPLDALEDARIAPPARTHPLLPYLDDAEEEPGGYDLRISVAVNGHTISEPPFSTMYWTAAQQLAHMTVNGASLRTGDLYGSGTVSGPTERERGSLLELTWNGTAPLDLPTGKRTFLEDDDEVTLTAWAPGPNGTRVGLGEVTGRITPPS; from the coding sequence ATGCCCCCCTTCGATGTCCCCGAGGGCGACCCCTTCGGCCCGCACAACCTCCCCTACGGTGTGTTCTCCCCGGCCGGCTCCACGGACCGCCGGGTCGGAGTCCGTCTCGGCGACCATGTCCTGGACGCGGGCGCCGCGGCCGTCGCCCTCGGCTCCCCCTACGTCTCCGTACTGGCCCGCCCCACCCTCAACCCCCTTCTCGCCGCGGGCCGCACGACCTGGTCCGACATCCGCCGCGCCCTCACGGCCTGGGTCACCGTCCCGTCCCACCAGGACACCGTCGCCCCGCTCCTGCACCCTCTCTCCTCGGTGACGCTGCACCTTCCCTTCGAGGTCGCGGACTACGTCGACTTCTACGCCTCCGAGAACCACGCCCGGAACGTCGGCCAGATCTTCCGCCCCGACGCCGCGGACTCCCTGACCCCCAACTGGAAGCACCTGCCCATCGGTTACCACGGCCGCTCGGGCACGGTCGTGGTCTCCGGCACGGAGGTCGTACGCCCGTCGGGTCAGCGCAAGGCCCCCACCGACCCGGCCCCGCTCTTCGGCCCGTCGGTCCGTCTGGACATCGAGGCGGAGGTCGGCTTCGTCGTCGGCACGCCGTCGTCCATGGGCAGCCCTGTGGCCCTGTCCGCCTTCCGGGACCACGTTTTCGGCCTCTGCCTACTGAACGACTGGTCCGCCCGCGACATCCAGGCCTGGGAGTACGTCCCGCTGGGCCCGTTCCTCGGCAAGTCCTTCGCCACGTCCGTCTCGGCGTGGATCACGCCGCTGGACGCTCTGGAGGATGCCCGGATCGCCCCGCCTGCCCGTACCCACCCGCTGCTTCCCTACCTCGACGACGCCGAAGAGGAGCCGGGCGGCTACGACCTACGTATCTCCGTCGCCGTGAACGGCCACACCATCTCCGAGCCCCCCTTCTCCACCATGTACTGGACGGCCGCACAGCAACTCGCCCATATGACCGTCAACGGTGCCTCTCTGCGCACCGGCGACCTCTACGGCTCGGGCACGGTCAGCGGCCCCACCGAACGAGAACGCGGTTCCCTCCTCGAACTCACCTGGAACGGCACCGCCCCCCTCGACCTCCCCACCGGCAAGCGCACCTTCCTGGAGGACGACGACGAGGTCACCCTCACCGCCTGGGCCCCGGGTCCGAACGGCACCCGCGTAGGCCTGGGCGAGGTGACGGGCAGAATCACTCCGCCGAGCTGA